The following coding sequences lie in one Candidatus Binatia bacterium genomic window:
- a CDS encoding ATP-binding domain-containing protein — protein MPHEVVEEELALLKRVNELLAGTAPASAPKEESLVRELEHLRAQLREAKAEDQPAILQQWDRQTALLQKLRSTERAPEVELASPYFAHLRLREGRVEHDILLGKTPRMLPGVPIVDWRNAPISKIFYRYRQGEEYEEEIAGRTRSGEVAVRRVVAIRNGKLVRVEAPEGVFRADEEAPDGWRRVESEPPRLAGGAGAALRAHDVKPNEHGHLRSEPPTLARRADKHLADIAGLIDPDQFDLITRPASGFLVIRGTAGSGKTTVALHRIAYLAYEDPAIDSSETMVVVFSPALRDYVSHVLPALQVNKVQVRTFGEWARDQVQRLFPLLPRDVREITPATVLRMKFHPAMLKALEQQVERVPGRGAAEQALDDWASVLANQELLEEVFEREAPGAFSKDDIARVVAYNRSRNEELAGWRAGDLESGAELDEADLPLLLRAWQLRVGPLPGPGGRPLRYRHLAIDEVQDFSPLEVQVLLGCLAKDGSITLAGDTQQHIVQEGGFTSWMDFLGQLGISGVEVSTLRVSYRCTAEIARFAVELLGDLREDEEPPVTVRSGPPVELLRFTAHGACVAYLADALKELAEAEPLASVAILTPTRELSRLYATGLANGEVPRVRQVENQDFRFTPGVEVTEIEQVKGLEFDYVVLVETSASHFPDTPAARRRLHVGATRAVHQLWLTSVGTPSPLVRALLGERD, from the coding sequence ATGCCGCACGAGGTCGTGGAGGAAGAGCTCGCGCTGCTGAAGCGCGTGAACGAGCTTCTCGCGGGGACGGCGCCGGCGTCGGCGCCGAAGGAGGAGTCTCTCGTGCGCGAGCTGGAGCACCTGCGCGCCCAGCTCCGCGAGGCGAAGGCCGAGGACCAGCCGGCCATCCTGCAGCAGTGGGACCGGCAGACGGCGCTGCTCCAGAAGCTGCGCTCGACCGAGCGCGCGCCGGAGGTCGAGCTCGCGTCGCCGTACTTCGCGCACCTGCGCCTGCGCGAGGGCCGCGTCGAGCACGACATCCTGCTCGGCAAGACGCCACGCATGCTGCCTGGCGTGCCGATCGTCGACTGGCGCAACGCGCCGATCTCGAAGATCTTCTACCGCTACCGCCAGGGCGAGGAGTACGAGGAGGAGATCGCCGGACGCACGCGCAGCGGCGAGGTCGCCGTGCGGCGCGTGGTCGCGATCCGCAACGGCAAGCTGGTGCGCGTCGAGGCGCCCGAGGGCGTGTTCCGCGCCGACGAGGAGGCACCCGACGGCTGGCGTCGCGTCGAGAGCGAGCCGCCGCGGCTCGCGGGCGGCGCCGGCGCCGCGCTGCGCGCGCACGACGTGAAGCCGAACGAGCACGGCCACCTGCGCTCGGAGCCGCCGACGCTCGCGCGCCGGGCCGACAAGCACCTCGCCGACATCGCCGGGCTGATCGACCCCGATCAGTTCGACCTGATCACGCGTCCGGCGAGCGGCTTCCTGGTGATCCGCGGCACCGCCGGCTCCGGCAAGACCACGGTCGCGCTGCACCGCATCGCGTACCTCGCCTACGAGGACCCGGCGATCGACTCGTCCGAGACCATGGTGGTCGTCTTCTCGCCGGCGCTGCGCGACTACGTGAGCCACGTCCTGCCGGCGCTGCAGGTCAACAAGGTGCAGGTGCGGACGTTCGGCGAGTGGGCGCGCGATCAGGTGCAGCGTCTGTTCCCGCTGCTGCCGCGCGACGTGCGCGAGATCACGCCCGCGACCGTCCTGCGCATGAAGTTCCACCCCGCGATGCTCAAGGCGCTCGAGCAGCAGGTCGAGCGCGTTCCGGGTCGCGGCGCCGCCGAGCAGGCGCTCGACGACTGGGCGAGCGTGCTCGCGAACCAGGAGCTGCTCGAGGAGGTCTTCGAGCGCGAGGCGCCGGGCGCCTTCAGCAAGGACGACATCGCGCGCGTCGTCGCGTACAACCGCTCGCGCAACGAGGAGCTCGCCGGGTGGCGCGCGGGCGATCTCGAGTCCGGCGCCGAGCTCGACGAGGCCGATCTACCGCTCCTGCTGCGCGCCTGGCAGCTGCGCGTCGGCCCGCTGCCGGGACCCGGCGGACGCCCTCTGCGCTACCGCCACCTCGCGATCGACGAGGTGCAGGACTTCTCGCCGCTCGAGGTGCAGGTGCTGCTCGGCTGCCTCGCGAAGGACGGCAGCATCACGCTCGCCGGCGACACGCAGCAGCACATCGTGCAGGAGGGCGGCTTCACGTCGTGGATGGATTTCCTCGGCCAGCTCGGCATCTCCGGCGTCGAGGTCAGCACGCTGCGCGTGAGCTACCGCTGCACCGCCGAGATCGCGCGCTTCGCGGTCGAGCTGCTCGGCGACCTGCGCGAGGACGAGGAGCCGCCGGTGACGGTGCGCTCCGGCCCGCCGGTCGAGCTGCTGCGCTTCACGGCGCACGGCGCCTGCGTCGCGTACCTCGCCGACGCGCTGAAGGAGCTCGCGGAGGCCGAGCCGCTCGCCTCGGTCGCGATCTTGACTCCGACGCGCGAGCTGAGCCGCCTCTACGCGACCGGGCTCGCGAACGGCGAGGTGCCGCGCGTGCGGCAGGTCGAGAACCAGGACTTCCGCTTCACGCCGGGCGTCGAGGTGACCGAGATCGAGCAGGTGAAGGGTCTCGAGTTCGACTACGTCGTGCTGGTCGAGACGAGCGCGAGCCACTTTCCCGACACGCCGGCCGCGCGCCGTCGCCTGCACGTCGGCGCGACGCGTGCCGTGCATCAGCTGTGGTTGACGAGCGTCGGGACGCCGTCGCCGCTGGTGCGCGCGCTGCTCGGCGAGCGGGACTAG
- a CDS encoding PQQ-binding-like beta-propeller repeat protein yields MTSAAAQSGLQITPDGARTLISKDVGGERWSIVRSAETVSGNVYYPDGEDPSFVWCEQLAESDGELSFACSGAERCTASPCTPDQWTEIGQVTLPESFFEPEEGGDEGEASGALALRAVAAPQQEQPGSGVQITPDGDSTLVNKDLEDERWSIARFDDGVVTGIVYRGEGLEPSFVFCVETGRSGDDIELECAGADSCRQGPCTPEQWTDLGEVSVPESFFLPPAPREITPENAAQLELAWDFPTGGGVTAGPVVTDEFVYVGAWDANLYALDPQTGELKWSFATAAGGFGIQAGVTLVPGSEDILIGDSRSNVYRLNGRTGDVVWQVQVGDPTVDHIWSAVTVADGRIFVGIASHTDNPCTNGRTAALDLETGDLLWERQNVPERVCRTDTSITCEDSSDCPENGECVEGRGAGVTAQPAVSEDGRWVYVNSVGCYTFPSIGDSDSIMKLDAATGATEWINRVQPPEQFGYCAQDTAIDCGTDAMCNGKGPCQTKGAYHDFGFLNGPLLLDVPDSRGRLRKLLVSGSKDGTLYAFEEATGEIAWTNEVLPTPVSPGFAGFGLFNGAIAYENGRIYAALFEMIPRANPAPPHLMAFDVRDGKTLWTSEIGRAYAHVGVKNDVLFTGTNDVPDFYVYNAATGERLKTLQLPEPTSSRAAIKGDRVYVGYGIVSPNGGVRAYRLP; encoded by the coding sequence GTGACATCCGCCGCCGCGCAGTCCGGGCTGCAGATCACGCCCGACGGCGCCCGCACGCTGATCAGCAAGGACGTCGGCGGCGAGCGCTGGTCGATCGTCCGTTCCGCCGAGACCGTCTCGGGCAACGTCTACTACCCCGACGGCGAGGACCCGAGCTTCGTCTGGTGCGAGCAGCTCGCCGAGTCCGACGGCGAGCTCTCGTTCGCGTGCTCCGGCGCCGAGCGCTGCACCGCCTCGCCGTGCACGCCCGACCAGTGGACGGAGATCGGCCAGGTGACGCTGCCCGAGTCGTTCTTCGAGCCCGAGGAGGGCGGCGACGAGGGCGAGGCGAGCGGCGCGCTCGCGCTGCGCGCGGTCGCCGCACCGCAGCAGGAGCAGCCGGGCTCGGGCGTGCAGATCACGCCCGACGGCGACAGCACGCTCGTCAACAAGGACCTCGAGGACGAGCGCTGGTCGATCGCCCGCTTCGACGACGGCGTGGTGACCGGCATCGTCTACCGCGGCGAGGGCCTCGAGCCGAGCTTCGTGTTCTGCGTGGAGACCGGCCGCAGCGGCGACGACATCGAGCTCGAGTGCGCGGGCGCGGACTCGTGCCGCCAGGGCCCGTGCACGCCCGAGCAGTGGACCGACCTCGGCGAGGTGAGCGTCCCCGAGTCGTTCTTCCTGCCGCCCGCGCCGCGCGAGATCACGCCCGAGAACGCGGCCCAGCTCGAGCTCGCGTGGGACTTCCCGACCGGCGGCGGCGTCACCGCCGGACCCGTCGTGACCGACGAGTTCGTCTACGTCGGCGCGTGGGACGCGAACCTCTACGCCCTCGACCCGCAGACCGGCGAGCTCAAGTGGTCGTTCGCGACCGCCGCCGGCGGCTTCGGCATCCAGGCCGGCGTGACGCTCGTCCCCGGCAGCGAGGACATCCTGATCGGCGACTCGCGCTCGAACGTGTACCGCCTGAACGGACGCACCGGCGACGTCGTCTGGCAGGTGCAGGTCGGCGATCCGACGGTGGACCACATCTGGTCCGCGGTGACGGTGGCCGACGGCCGCATCTTCGTCGGCATCGCGTCGCACACCGACAACCCCTGCACCAACGGTCGCACCGCGGCGCTCGACCTCGAGACCGGCGACCTGCTCTGGGAGCGCCAGAACGTTCCCGAGCGCGTCTGCCGCACCGACACCTCGATCACCTGCGAGGACTCGTCGGACTGCCCGGAGAACGGCGAGTGCGTCGAGGGCCGCGGCGCCGGCGTCACGGCGCAGCCGGCGGTGAGCGAGGACGGCCGCTGGGTCTACGTCAACAGCGTCGGCTGCTACACCTTCCCGTCGATCGGCGACTCCGACTCGATCATGAAGCTCGACGCCGCGACCGGCGCGACCGAGTGGATCAACCGCGTGCAGCCGCCCGAGCAGTTCGGCTACTGCGCGCAGGACACGGCGATCGACTGCGGCACCGACGCGATGTGCAACGGCAAGGGTCCGTGCCAGACGAAGGGCGCGTACCACGACTTCGGTTTCCTGAACGGTCCGCTGCTGCTCGACGTGCCGGACTCGCGCGGTCGGCTGCGCAAGCTGCTGGTCTCCGGCAGCAAGGACGGCACGCTGTACGCCTTCGAGGAGGCGACCGGCGAGATCGCCTGGACCAACGAGGTGCTGCCGACGCCGGTGTCGCCGGGCTTCGCGGGCTTCGGTCTGTTCAACGGCGCGATCGCCTACGAGAACGGCCGGATCTACGCGGCGCTCTTCGAGATGATCCCGCGCGCGAACCCGGCGCCGCCGCACCTGATGGCGTTCGACGTCCGCGACGGCAAGACGCTGTGGACCTCGGAGATCGGGCGCGCGTACGCGCACGTCGGCGTGAAGAACGACGTGCTCTTCACCGGCACCAACGACGTCCCGGACTTCTACGTCTACAACGCCGCGACCGGCGAGCGCCTGAAGACCCTCCAGCTCCCCGAGCCGACCTCGTCGCGCGCGGCGATCAAGGGCGACAGAGTCTACGTCGGCTACGGCATCGTCAGCCCGAACGGCGGGGTGCGCGCCTACCGGCTGCCGTAA
- a CDS encoding aldo/keto reductase produces MTSCSVCGGERSVEVVRVAWPVRLALFALTFALVAFGVAPRMVPMLEGVRHGFSPAVPAALLALVVALAAFVAGFLRLRRPVCRRCGATEPNWLLTPVASRGAAAPAAPAGEPALADSGRRSFLATAGAVGASGVATAVAGGAGVLFTNGRWRPVARDIFLADVEKTAPVQRPEWAGSRVKSYRRLGRTNAMVSDISLGSGQIKDKEVAVRAIERGVNYFDTAPDYSHHTSELILGEAIRETGGRDKMFLATKFCTAEGHLPDDTPVPEIIRAVEGSLKRLQTDYVDLIHIHSCDRVERLLAPNFHEAFDRLKEQGKARFLGVSTHTPRLEEVARAAIDSNRFDVMMLAYHHGLWPQIGEIIDEAHAKDIGVVAMKTLKGAKAANIPGMKEDAVAYSQAAFRWVLSNPSVSCLVVSFSKLEHCDEYLYASGTQLTDRDQALLERYDRLASADYCRPHCGLCLGSCPNGLPIDTVLRYDMYYADYGRTEIAREKYAKLVRAGLDAGRCLTCPAPCSGACPWELPIRAKMVRAHERLTIEV; encoded by the coding sequence ATGACGAGCTGCAGCGTCTGTGGAGGAGAGCGGTCCGTCGAGGTCGTGCGCGTCGCCTGGCCGGTGCGCCTGGCGCTGTTCGCGCTGACCTTCGCTCTCGTCGCCTTCGGCGTGGCGCCGCGGATGGTGCCGATGCTCGAGGGCGTGCGCCACGGCTTCTCGCCGGCGGTGCCGGCGGCGCTGCTCGCGCTCGTCGTCGCGCTCGCCGCCTTCGTCGCGGGCTTCCTGCGGCTACGCCGTCCGGTGTGTCGCCGCTGCGGCGCGACCGAGCCGAATTGGCTCTTGACGCCGGTCGCGTCGCGCGGCGCCGCCGCGCCGGCGGCGCCGGCAGGCGAGCCGGCGCTGGCGGACAGCGGGCGACGCAGCTTCCTCGCCACGGCCGGCGCGGTCGGCGCGAGCGGTGTCGCGACCGCGGTCGCCGGCGGCGCCGGCGTGCTGTTCACCAACGGACGCTGGCGACCGGTCGCGCGCGACATCTTCCTCGCCGACGTCGAGAAGACGGCGCCCGTGCAGCGTCCCGAGTGGGCCGGCTCGCGCGTCAAGAGCTACCGGCGCCTCGGACGCACGAACGCGATGGTGTCCGACATCTCGCTCGGCTCGGGCCAGATCAAGGACAAGGAGGTCGCGGTGCGCGCGATCGAGCGCGGCGTCAATTACTTCGACACCGCACCCGACTACTCGCACCACACCTCGGAGCTCATCCTCGGTGAGGCGATCCGCGAGACCGGCGGTCGCGACAAGATGTTCCTCGCGACCAAGTTCTGCACCGCGGAAGGACACCTGCCCGACGACACGCCGGTGCCGGAGATCATCCGCGCGGTCGAGGGCAGCCTGAAGCGGCTGCAGACCGACTACGTCGACCTGATCCACATCCACTCGTGCGACCGCGTCGAGCGGCTGCTCGCGCCGAACTTCCACGAGGCCTTCGATCGCCTGAAGGAGCAGGGCAAGGCGCGCTTCCTCGGCGTCTCGACCCACACGCCGCGCCTCGAGGAGGTCGCGCGCGCGGCGATCGACTCGAACCGCTTCGACGTCATGATGCTCGCCTACCACCACGGCCTCTGGCCGCAGATCGGCGAGATCATCGACGAGGCGCACGCCAAGGACATCGGCGTCGTCGCGATGAAGACGCTCAAGGGCGCGAAGGCGGCGAACATCCCCGGCATGAAGGAGGACGCGGTCGCGTACTCGCAGGCCGCCTTCCGCTGGGTGCTGTCGAACCCATCGGTGTCGTGTCTCGTGGTGTCGTTCTCGAAGCTCGAGCACTGCGACGAGTACCTCTACGCGTCCGGCACGCAGCTCACCGACCGCGACCAGGCGCTGCTCGAGCGCTACGACCGCCTCGCGAGCGCCGACTACTGCCGGCCGCACTGCGGTCTCTGTCTCGGCTCGTGCCCGAACGGCCTGCCGATCGACACCGTGCTCCGCTACGACATGTACTACGCGGACTATGGCCGCACCGAGATCGCGCGCGAGAAGTACGCGAAGCTCGTGCGCGCCGGGCTCGACGCCGGGCGCTGCCTCACCTGCCCCGCGCCCTGCTCCGGCGCGTGTCCGTGGGAGCTGCCGATCCGCGCCAAGATGGTGCGCGCGCACGAGCGGCTGACGATCGAGGTCTGA
- the rnk gene encoding nucleoside diphosphate kinase regulator: MSTERHIMVTEPDLLRLSRLIAGQANGRNVRECDELETELSRADVVAPTEIPPDVVTMNSRARFVDEDTGEEMELTLVYPRDADLSRGRVSVLAPVGAALLGLSVGQSIEWPLPRGGTRRLRVSAVVYQPEAAGDYHL; this comes from the coding sequence ATGAGCACCGAGCGACACATCATGGTGACCGAGCCGGATCTCCTCCGGCTGAGCCGGCTCATTGCGGGCCAGGCGAACGGCCGCAACGTCCGCGAGTGCGACGAGCTCGAGACCGAGCTCAGTCGCGCCGATGTCGTCGCTCCGACCGAGATCCCGCCCGACGTCGTGACGATGAACTCGCGCGCGCGCTTCGTCGACGAGGACACGGGCGAGGAGATGGAGCTCACGCTGGTCTACCCGCGCGACGCCGATCTGTCGCGCGGGCGCGTCTCGGTGCTCGCGCCGGTGGGTGCGGCGCTGCTCGGGCTCTCCGTCGGCCAGTCGATCGAGTGGCCGCTGCCGCGCGGTGGTACGCGACGGCTGCGCGTGTCGGCGGTCGTCTACCAGCCGGAAGCGGCCGGCGACTACCACCTCTAG
- a CDS encoding rod shape-determining protein, translating to MISPYVALDLGCHTARACALSDERVVACRVHRPGDERCPLLAGVVVDVPAAGELVADVLHRVRRFTLGGWRAVVCAPSDASDAERCALLAALERAGAHPVAVLPEPLAAAVGAGLEPERWAQLVVDVGHGVTDVGVLRSAELIASYAMRFACGAVQDAVRDAVADRVGLRIHAADAEALCKRLAELRAAGNRPVRVTQGRDETVAAGTIVAAADEAIETIARFVGRSVRDLPHEVACEVIESGITLTGGGACLDGLGERVAAATGIAVRVVPQPQSAVIFGARTLARGLREVGWSEL from the coding sequence GTGATCTCGCCCTACGTCGCCCTCGATCTCGGCTGCCACACGGCGCGCGCCTGCGCGCTCAGCGACGAGCGGGTGGTCGCCTGCCGCGTGCACCGTCCGGGCGACGAGCGCTGCCCGCTGCTGGCCGGCGTCGTGGTCGACGTGCCGGCGGCGGGCGAGCTGGTCGCCGACGTCCTGCACCGCGTCCGTCGCTTCACGCTCGGCGGCTGGCGCGCGGTGGTGTGCGCGCCGAGCGACGCGAGCGACGCCGAGCGCTGCGCGCTGCTCGCCGCGCTGGAGCGCGCCGGCGCGCACCCGGTCGCCGTCCTGCCCGAGCCGCTCGCGGCGGCCGTCGGCGCCGGGCTCGAGCCCGAGCGCTGGGCGCAGCTCGTGGTCGACGTCGGGCACGGCGTCACCGACGTCGGCGTGCTGCGATCAGCGGAGCTGATCGCGTCCTATGCGATGCGCTTTGCGTGTGGCGCCGTTCAGGACGCGGTGCGCGACGCCGTCGCCGACCGCGTCGGGCTGCGGATCCACGCCGCCGACGCCGAGGCGCTGTGCAAGCGGCTCGCGGAGCTGCGCGCGGCGGGAAATCGACCGGTCCGGGTGACGCAAGGTCGTGACGAGACCGTCGCTGCCGGGACGATCGTCGCGGCCGCCGACGAGGCGATCGAAACCATCGCGCGCTTCGTCGGCCGCTCGGTGCGCGACCTGCCGCACGAGGTCGCCTGCGAGGTGATCGAGAGCGGCATCACGCTGACCGGCGGCGGCGCCTGCCTCGACGGCCTCGGGGAGCGCGTCGCCGCGGCGACCGGCATCGCGGTGCGCGTCGTGCCGCAGCCGCAGTCGGCGGTGATTTTCGGCGCGCGCACCCTCGCCCGCGGGCTGCGCGAGGTGGGCTGGTCGGAGCTCTGA
- a CDS encoding M1 family metallopeptidase gives MKQQSSKAKKASGATKARKGAAAKRTRAAKPAAARRRAASAGKSRPATKKTAQAAKSTPAKKRPAAAPTGRASTSGKAAKSTSRPRPSRAKAAGKKARKTKARALLKPTTDAAFRLPRDVKPIRYHVHILPDLVRANFRGEVMIELELKHQRPSIELHAADITIDHAEIAPRDGKPQKPPKPMVPGAKPVGPPINQVAVAIVPHGARETVEVKFLRPVGPGKYALSLAYHGNLQERLRGLYMARVGDQRYAFTQLEAADARRFFPCFDEPDLKARFTFSVTARAGLTVISNNPLERSVNNTNGTTTFHFKTTPPLSTYLCALAVGELEGSQVRYAGKVPIRVWHVPGKRHLTGFALEAAVETLTRLEKYFGLPYPYEKLDLVAVPDFEAGAMENAGAVFFRETLLLVDPATISLAEKKRVAEVIAHELAHMWFGNLVTMKWWDDLWLNEAFATWMAFKIVDEWKPEWRMWNNFEPHRAAALALDALANTHPIYAEVENAAQATENFDAITYEKGASVVRMVEHYLGPQKFRAGVQAYIRDHREGNAVAADLWNALEKASGQPVAQIVRAWVRQAGFPLVSFERDEEAKPASLVVKQERFKASPTTKFPEGGASAWPLPMVVKFAGTGGRGPRVERFLIKRAKERIPVPGGKHVPWFYGNVGEGGFYRVLHDPETLSALANELATALTPVERMGLVGHQWAIVRSGRARIASFLDLVGAMGNETDYEVLDSLAAPLSFIEDQVVEGAGADTRKPFIDWIAEVFRPAWQELGWDAAPTDDDERKLRRGSLLRLVGLLGEDPEVASEAVPRFLRYLQDRSSVEPNLVDPLIAIVARDGDEERFERMRRAVAEARTPQESRRFQLALGDFRDPELARRAAELTLTPEIPTQDVGFLLIRLLGNRAAREITWRFIKENWAVLVKRLPPMMVSRVIEATASLQTREHRKEVAMFFRAHPVETATRALKLALERFDINEELRRRAGRDLRAWLVARGVVFEPSPEPAPGASPEPAQAPGTDAPVVG, from the coding sequence TTGAAGCAACAGAGCAGCAAGGCGAAGAAGGCCTCGGGGGCCACCAAGGCCCGCAAGGGTGCCGCCGCCAAGAGGACGCGCGCCGCCAAGCCCGCCGCAGCGCGTCGTCGCGCCGCTTCGGCGGGAAAGAGTCGGCCGGCGACCAAGAAGACGGCGCAGGCCGCGAAGAGCACGCCGGCCAAGAAGCGCCCGGCTGCGGCACCCACCGGACGGGCATCGACCTCCGGCAAGGCCGCCAAGTCGACGTCGCGCCCGCGCCCCTCGCGCGCCAAGGCCGCCGGCAAGAAGGCCCGCAAGACCAAGGCACGGGCGCTCCTGAAACCGACCACCGACGCCGCCTTCCGTCTGCCGCGCGACGTCAAGCCGATCCGCTACCACGTCCACATCCTGCCGGACCTCGTGCGGGCGAACTTCCGCGGCGAGGTGATGATCGAGCTCGAGCTCAAGCATCAGCGGCCGTCGATCGAGCTGCACGCGGCCGACATCACCATCGATCACGCCGAGATCGCGCCGCGCGACGGCAAGCCGCAAAAGCCGCCGAAGCCGATGGTGCCGGGCGCGAAGCCGGTCGGACCGCCGATCAACCAGGTGGCGGTCGCGATCGTGCCGCACGGCGCGCGCGAGACCGTCGAGGTGAAGTTCTTGCGTCCGGTCGGTCCGGGCAAGTACGCGCTGAGCCTCGCCTACCACGGCAACCTGCAGGAGCGTCTGCGCGGCCTGTACATGGCCCGCGTCGGCGACCAGCGCTACGCCTTCACCCAGCTCGAGGCGGCCGACGCCCGCCGCTTCTTCCCGTGCTTCGACGAGCCGGATCTGAAGGCGCGCTTCACCTTCTCCGTCACCGCGCGCGCCGGCTTGACGGTGATCTCCAACAACCCGCTCGAGCGCAGCGTCAACAACACCAACGGCACGACGACCTTCCACTTCAAGACGACGCCGCCGCTCTCGACGTACCTCTGCGCGCTCGCCGTCGGCGAGCTCGAGGGCTCGCAGGTGCGCTACGCGGGCAAGGTGCCGATCCGGGTCTGGCACGTCCCGGGCAAGCGTCACCTGACCGGCTTCGCGCTCGAGGCGGCGGTCGAGACGCTCACGCGCCTCGAGAAGTACTTCGGCCTGCCCTACCCGTACGAGAAGCTCGACCTGGTCGCGGTGCCGGACTTCGAGGCCGGCGCGATGGAGAACGCGGGCGCCGTGTTCTTCCGCGAGACGCTGCTGCTCGTCGACCCGGCGACCATCTCGCTCGCCGAGAAGAAGCGCGTCGCCGAGGTGATCGCGCACGAGCTCGCGCACATGTGGTTCGGCAACCTCGTCACCATGAAGTGGTGGGACGACCTCTGGCTGAACGAGGCGTTCGCCACCTGGATGGCGTTCAAGATCGTCGACGAGTGGAAGCCCGAGTGGCGGATGTGGAACAACTTCGAGCCGCATCGCGCCGCGGCGCTCGCGCTCGACGCGCTCGCCAACACGCACCCGATCTACGCCGAGGTCGAGAACGCGGCGCAGGCAACCGAGAACTTCGACGCCATCACCTACGAGAAGGGCGCCTCGGTCGTGCGCATGGTCGAGCACTACCTCGGCCCACAGAAGTTCCGCGCCGGCGTGCAGGCCTACATCCGCGATCATCGTGAGGGCAACGCGGTCGCGGCCGACCTGTGGAACGCGCTCGAGAAAGCGTCCGGTCAGCCGGTCGCGCAGATCGTGCGCGCCTGGGTGCGCCAGGCGGGCTTCCCGCTGGTCAGCTTCGAGCGCGACGAGGAGGCGAAGCCCGCGTCGCTCGTCGTCAAGCAAGAGCGCTTCAAGGCGAGCCCGACGACCAAGTTCCCCGAGGGCGGCGCGTCCGCGTGGCCGCTGCCGATGGTCGTCAAGTTCGCCGGCACGGGCGGACGTGGCCCGCGCGTCGAGCGCTTCCTGATCAAGCGCGCGAAGGAGCGCATCCCGGTGCCGGGCGGCAAGCACGTGCCGTGGTTCTACGGCAACGTCGGCGAGGGCGGCTTCTACCGCGTGCTGCACGACCCCGAGACGCTTTCGGCGCTCGCGAACGAGCTCGCGACGGCGCTCACCCCGGTCGAGCGCATGGGGCTCGTCGGCCACCAGTGGGCGATCGTGCGCTCGGGCCGCGCGCGCATCGCGAGCTTCCTCGATCTCGTCGGCGCGATGGGCAACGAGACCGACTACGAGGTGCTCGACTCGCTCGCCGCGCCGCTCTCCTTCATCGAGGATCAGGTCGTCGAGGGCGCCGGGGCGGACACCCGCAAGCCGTTCATCGACTGGATCGCCGAGGTCTTCCGCCCCGCGTGGCAGGAGCTCGGCTGGGACGCCGCGCCGACCGACGACGACGAGCGCAAGCTGCGTCGCGGCTCGCTGCTGCGTCTGGTCGGCCTGCTCGGCGAGGATCCCGAGGTCGCCAGCGAGGCGGTGCCGCGCTTCCTGCGCTACCTGCAGGACCGCTCGAGCGTCGAGCCGAATCTCGTCGACCCGCTGATCGCGATCGTCGCCCGCGACGGCGACGAGGAGCGCTTCGAGCGCATGCGTCGCGCGGTCGCCGAGGCGCGCACGCCGCAGGAGAGCCGGCGCTTCCAGCTCGCGCTCGGCGACTTCCGCGATCCGGAGCTCGCGCGGCGCGCCGCCGAGCTGACGCTGACGCCCGAGATCCCGACCCAGGACGTCGGCTTCCTGCTGATTCGGCTGCTTGGCAACCGCGCCGCACGCGAGATCACCTGGCGCTTCATCAAGGAGAACTGGGCCGTGCTGGTGAAGCGGCTGCCCCCGATGATGGTGTCGCGGGTGATCGAGGCCACCGCGTCGCTGCAAACGCGCGAGCATCGCAAGGAGGTCGCGATGTTCTTCCGCGCGCACCCCGTCGAGACGGCGACGCGGGCGCTCAAGCTCGCCCTCGAGCGCTTCGACATCAACGAGGAGCTGCGGCGGCGGGCCGGTCGCGACCTGCGCGCCTGGCTGGTCGCGCGCGGCGTGGTGTTCGAGCCGTCGCCCGAGCCCGCGCCGGGCGCGTCGCCGGAGCCGGCGCAGGCGCCCGGGACGGACGCGCCGGTCGTCGGCTAG